In Hyperolius riggenbachi isolate aHypRig1 chromosome 1, aHypRig1.pri, whole genome shotgun sequence, the genomic window TTACACTTAATAGAACTATCAACTTCTATGTAAAGATCATTTACACTTTCGCACTTTTGTGTCTTTCATCTACACAGCAGCTAAAGCGCGCAAACCATTGTGCACCAAAAATGCACCAAAATACATGACAAATCCTTAAGGTACATAAGTGCTTTAAGTATGAAAGGGCCAgtaggctttgttcacactacGAAGAAAAAACATTCCGTTTTCCACCCAGGAAAAAATAACAAATATGTTGATGGATCCTATGTTCCTACAGGATCTATTGACACATAACCATTTTGTTTGTGTCCCTTAGGTCTGAAGCGTTGCTGGAACTTAAACTTACAACAGTGCACAATTTTTACAGACACAGGTCTGACGTTTCATAATAGCAATGCAATTAAGGCGCGTCGTATGCAATGGACATGTGTGAACGTGTGTCCACGATTTATTGACAGCAGCAACACATGCGCTGTCACAGTCCACCACACTGCACTGTCACAGTCCACAACACTGCACCGTGTAGTGTGGACCTAGCTAAAAGCTTTACATCCACTATGcatctgtttcggattggttgatcctcatcagtgcaaggtATGGATTAATAtgactctatggggtaggacacgAAATACCCAGAATTACAGATTTcccagtaagctcatggtgaacaagaactcctaggagtgtgtaaggggctgaaaaaccaaaaaagccctcttactaagatgctatggaaaacaaaagtttgccttcttaaaacagaaggtatttgcaattattttggttggagtgagctctgagatgtctcccacgatgcatcactgctgaatatgcaaatcatctctttgttgttgctgatagctaaacacacctccagaaccgctggatgcaatgatgtgtccgcttgttaatattacagagccaaatgaatccaacatgcatacagacaagCTCATATATAACTAAACCACATATTTAGACTGTTTTATCTCTCCATGACCTTCTGGTTGTTCCTTATCCCGGTCTTATTTAGACTGCTCATTTGTGGTTTGTAAACACAGCTTTGTTCATCTCTTGTCTGTAAGTGGATCTTCAGCATCAGCCATTTGGTTAAACCATAAATCAGTGATTCCTGTGGCTTCTGAAAGGAAATGTTCAAATTTCTTAAGCACCTTGCATCCCattttcttctttgcaaaaccattTGTTGGGGGGTGCATCCTATAGTGTTCAGTCACTTCTGATAATTGATACCTCTGACACAGAATACAGGACAGGTTGGAAATAACAGCCGTTATCCCGTCCTTGCTGGTATTTAGCTGGGAGTGCAAAGTCCCATGGTTCTTCCTCGGATTTAGGTCCTTTTGATACTTTGTGATGTTTACTATTGCGGTCTTCATATAATGAAACACTTTATATAGTTCAACCACTTTATCTTTTTCACTTCCGTCAGTTAGTTTATATTTAGGAAAATCATTCTCAGAGTCTGGATTGCACAAGTATTTTACAGTTTTATCGTTGAAGTTATTAGACTGTACCTAGGGCAATAACAGAAAATCTTTTAAAAACAAAGTCATCAAATATAATATAACCATGCAAAAGTCATATGAATATGCACAATATACTGTTGaaaatacagtagagtcccagttatcggGAAATCAACTAGCCAGCAGTCTCGACCAACCAGCGAAAATCGCcaacagtactcacagtggtgaaggccaccttcttaggctgtttgtgggctttgCTGTGTTTCAAGTCTGGGTTCCACAGCTccaccaaggttaatatactttcagtgactgtattttaacatttaatacagagttaatGGTATGGATATTGAGTGGGGTATAGTATTGTATtagttaggcctatttttaaacttgagtctcaagcaaccataaAGCATACGTAaatggcatcagccaatccctgtcaGCGACAGATAACCGTGACTCTACtttatattttgtggatggcgttATATTAATCCAAAAAAGTAATAATTCTGTGATGTAATAACTGTCAAGTAAAATGTTGAAACCAGTATATATCAGCTATCTTTTTTTCAAGTAAAATAAGCAAATTATAAGGAACAAAGTATCTACTTTTTCTAAAAGCTTGGAGGGCAGCAGTCAGATTTCACTCAGGTTTAGATTTCACAGGTATAGAATAACCTTGAAAATACCTAGAGTCTTTTGTAGTAATCACTACATGCACATGTGACATTTATTGTACTTTTATAATGCACAGGTTACCATACATCATATGAGAGAAGATGAATATCATGTTACAGTCTTGAGTCTTGACATATTTATGCCAAAGTCtcattttaataaaaacaaaccaTAAGCTGAGCTAGTGTCTGTCAGGTGAGAGTGGGACATTTAACTGACAGATTCTGAGGAGACCACAGCAGGTGCACAACCTCTGCTGTATTAGGCAGGATGACAGGCCTTCTACAGTAGGGCAGCAGGACAGTCAAGTCAGCATGGTATTTGTGCACATGGCCAAACAACTTGATAACATTTTCTCAATATGATAGACAGAGCATTAGTATTATTCATATTTTTTTCCTGGGAAAAGCCTGGAACTTGTGTGTCCAGTTTATAGGGGTCTTACTTTGCTGCAGTCTGCCCAATACATAGGCTTTAGTCTTGTATGGTTCATTGAGAATGGACTAACTAGAGAAGGTGTATTTAAGAAATGTTTTTGGCCTGTTTCAGTCTCTGAAAAGTTCTTCACATATTATCCCAGGCTGAGCTTACAAAAAAGTAGTCCCCCCAggtgtactgttatgatcgcttctgcagcgtttactgctgactgcactggtattgcaaaccaagcagttctaatgtcattacatgcatttgcttgcatagtttggtttgcacttaaactagttgctgattccatctgcagtcgctctgaagtttatgacagtttaatatgcttttgtgtaaacaaacattgtctgctgcagtggaggggcggtccctttcctgcaggctgcatatcattgtctgccttttcctgctatcagcctgtgattaattaccattcacttgtgtgggaatctgcaggtctgctcccattggatgacctcagtataaagaactgcttcctgcaatgcctcatgggctatcatagtttcagactctatctgttactctgctcgtgccccacctcgttcctggtccgtgtggactgcgctgactcctgcgaaggggtcagcgagtcctcctagttctgctcttgttctagaagttgctacttgcttgtcttgtgtcatatattggttcatcgccaatatatacgcatacttgcgcattttgttattttccttgtattcgtgttgcgttaatatatcagtgtcgctgatatatacgtacacgaactgtttatttcctgtgttcagctagtcagttttccagcacgttttggtagtttgcgcgtatcgtgaacacccgtgctgagctagttatcctgttcctggtcctgtttgtggattgcgttcatctctgcgaagagatagcgaatccttctgagtcctgttccctgtattacttcagtcttagtcagagttcctgcttatgtcatatatcggttcattgccaatatatacatatgttagtcagacgttacgaatagttccattgatagctgtaattgtaatacgctaggaaaacatacttattgtatatttatctgtgttac contains:
- the LIF gene encoding leukemia inhibitory factor, with protein sequence MQLLAGIVQLLIFQQWALLMAKAKPLDAVSLLCTNVNECKNLTGIMAQIKSQITQMHKETGDLYHTYVQSNNFNDKTVKYLCNPDSENDFPKYKLTDGSEKDKVVELYKVFHYMKTAIVNITKYQKDLNPRKNHGTLHSQLNTSKDGITAVISNLSCILCQRYQLSEVTEHYRMHPPTNGFAKKKMGCKVLKKFEHFLSEATGITDLWFNQMADAEDPLTDKR